One region of Mangifera indica cultivar Alphonso chromosome 3, CATAS_Mindica_2.1, whole genome shotgun sequence genomic DNA includes:
- the LOC123210979 gene encoding receptor like protein kinase S.2-like, with protein MRLSRLCFLLPADADEIEAYTPSKEPPKKHSQRSCGGQFFGFIGDTLRRVYEANWVSFCYPAVPKNQHSGVFHDLEGVQISEKVGGDNPRIFSYAELYIGSNGFNEDEVLGSGGFGKVYRAVLPSDGTVVAVKCLAEKGERFEKTFAAELVAVAHLRHRNLVRLRGWCVHEDQLLLVYDYMPNRSLDRVLFRRPEKPEAAPLNWERRKKIIGGLAAALYYLHEQLETQIIHRDVKTSNVMLDSHYNARLGDFGLARWLEHELAYQTRTPSMKNHQFNLAETTRIGGTIGYLPPESFQKGNVATAKSDVFSFGIVVLEVVSGRRAVDLTYSDDQIILLDWIRRLSDNDKLLKAGDNRLKDGSYKLSEMEGFIHLGLLCTLHNPHLRPSMKWVVEALSGNHNVANLPALPSFQSHPLYISLSSPGNTTTTASTNSTRSNTTVTSTSSNYITAQGETIYATAEFESSDSKPQVNRSQRRSTFFMVETPREISFKEIISATNNFSDSQRVAELDFGTAYHGILENRHHVLVKRLGMNKCPALRARFADELQNLGRLRHRNLVQLCGWCTEQGEMLVVYDYLANRLLSHLLFPHNHKIGNSLLRWHQRYNIVKSLASAILYLHKEWDEQVIHRNITSSAIILDPDMNPRLSSFALAEFLTHNDHGHHHQATKGNRTVRGIFGYMSPEYIESGEATTAADVYSFGVVLLELVSGQMAVDFRRPEVLLIKRVREFEAQKRPLEDLVDSRLNGEYNHKELMRLTKLGIVCTLSNPELRPSIRQIVSIIDGNDKCFMEEERKKESMEEWKQRNASSFSLIKRIQALGIQ; from the coding sequence ATGCGCCTCAGCCGTCTTTGTTTCTTGTTACCAGCTGATGCTGACGAAATCGAAGCCTACACCCCCTCCAAAGAACCCCCGAAGAAACATTCTCAGCGCAGTTGTGGAGGtcaattttttggtttcattGGTGATACATTGCGCCGTGTGTATGAGGCAAACTGGGTCAGCTTTTGTTACCCTGCTGTGCCGAAAAACCAGCATTCTGGAGTGTTTCATGACCTGGAGGGAGTGCAGATATCTGAGAAAGTTGGGGGAGACAATCCCAGGATTTTTAGCTATGCTGAACTGTATATAGGCTCTAATGGATTTaatgaagatgaagttcttGGAAGTGGAGGTTTTGGCAAAGTGTATAGAGCGGTTTTACCTAGCGATGGAACGGTTGTTGCTGTGAAATGTTTGGCGGAGAAAGGAGAGCGGTTTGAGAAGACTTTTGCGGCGGAGTTGGTTGCAGTTGCTCATCTTCGCCACAGGAATCTTGTCCGGTTAAGAGGCTGGTGTGTACATGAAGACCAGTTGCTTCTTGTTTATGACTACATGCCTAACCGCAGTCTTGACAGAGTACTTTTCCGGCGGCCCGAAAAACCGGAGGCAGCGCCTTTGAATTGGGAGCGTAGGAAGAAAATCATTGGTGGGTTAGCAGCTGCATTATATTACCTTCATGAGCAGCTTGAGACTCAGATCATTCACCGCGATGTGAAGACGAGTAATGTGATGCTTGATTCTCATTATAATGCCAGGCTTGGCGACTTTGGCTTGGCTCGGTGGCTTGAACATGAACTCGCGTACCAAACCAGGACGCCATCAATGAAAAACCACCAATTCAACTTGGCAGAAACCACTAGGATTGGAGGCACAATTGGGTACTTACCTCCGGAGAGTTTCCAGAAAGGAAATGTTGCTACAGCGAAATCTGATGTTTTCAGCTTTGGAATTGTGGTGCTTGAGGTGGTTTCGGGGAGGCGGGCGGTGGATCTCACATATTCAGATGATCAGATCATTCTTCTTGATTGGATCCGGAGGCTATCGGACAACGATAAGCTTTTAAAAGCTGGGGATAATCGGCTGAAAGATGGATCTTACAAGCTTTCTGAGATGGAGGGTTTCATTCATCTGGGGCTTCTCTGCACACTGCATAATCCACACTTGCGGCCAAGCATGAAATGGGTTGTTGAAGCACTTTCTGGCAATCATAATGTAGCCAATTTACCAGCTCTCCCATCGTTTCAGTCACACCCTCTTTACATTTCTTTGTCTTCTCCAGGCAACACAACAACTACTGCTTCCACCAATTCAACACGGTCCAACACCACAGTTACATCCACTTCATCAAACTATATCACTGCACAAGGAGAAACTATATATGCAACTGCTGAATTTGAAAGCAGTGATTCTAAGCCACAGGTTAACAGAAGTCAGCGGCGAAGTACTTTCTTCATGGTTGAAACTCCAAGGGAAATATCTTTCAAAGAAATCATTTCTGCCACAAACAACTTCTCAGATTCTCAGAGGGTCGCAGAGTTGGACTTTGGAACTGCCTACCATGGTATTCTCGAGAATCGGCATCATGTCCTGgtgaagaggcttggcatgaaTAAATGCCCTGCATTGCGGGCACGATTTGCTGATGAGCTACAAAATTTAGGGAGGCTCCGGCACCGCAATCTGGTTCAGCTGTGTGGTTGGTGCACTGAGCAAGGGGAGATGCttgttgtatatgattacttaGCAAATCGTCTTCTTAGTCACCTCCTCTTCCCTCATAATCATAAAATTGGGAATTCTCTTTTGCGATGGCATCAAAGATACAACATTGTCAAGTCACTTGCTTCTGCCATTCTTTATCTCCACAAGGAATGGGATGAACAAGTTATTCACAGAAACATTACCTCCTCTGCCATTATTCTTGATCCAGACATGAACCCACGGCTCAGTTCCTTTGCCCTGGCGGAATTCTTAACCCACAATGACCATGGTCATCATCACCAAGCTACTAAAGGAAACAGAACTGTTCGTGGGATTTTTGGTTACATGTCACCGGAGTATATAGAATCTGGTGAAGCAACCACAGCAGcggatgtttatagttttggtgTGGTTCTGCTTGAGTTGGTTAGTGGACAGATGGCAGTTGACTTCAGGCGACCAGAGGTGCTACTTATAAAAAGAGTTCGTGAATTTGAGGCACAGAAAAGACCATTGGAAGATTTAGTTGATTCAAGGTTGAATGGAGAGTATAATCATAAAGAGCTAATGAGACTCACAAAATTAGGAATTGTATGCACGCTCTCCAACCCAGAATTAAGACCAAGCATAAGGCAGATAGTGAGCATAATTGATGGAAATGACAAGTGCTTCatggaagaagagagaaagaaagaaagtatgGAAGAATGGAAACAAAGAAATGCTTCATCTTTCTCATTGATAAAGAGAATACAAGCTCTGGGAATACAGTGA